The genomic stretch ccgaggcgggcagttcaagaccagcctgaccaacatggagaaaccccaactctactaaaaatacaaattagccgggcttggtggcacatgcctgtaatcccagctactcaggaggctgaggcaggagaatcacttgaacaagggaggtggaggttgcggtgagccgagatcgcgccattgtactccagcctgggcaacaagagcaaaactccatctcagaaatacaatacaataaaataaaaaatttacaaagtgctttcaacaCAGCCATTAACGCATTTGATTCTCAAAACCTCAACATTTTAATGTACTCTTTTTTGAAGTGACATATCAGAGGTTAGTTCTTCCATGGCTTCATCAACTGGTGACTAAGTAAACTTCAGTGAAATGCCTTCCTTTCTACCAGTCTACTCCTACTTTACCATCCACAACCGACGCTCTCGAAGTGTTGAATGTTGTTACAAATAATATGACCTAATAAATGTCTGAATTTCACCTTTGCTAAACCAAAAATTCCAACCCAAGAGAACAGGCTACATTATGCTACATTTTTAGGaatacaaactttaaaaagaaatcagaaattaaCTGATGAATTCTggtgatattttatttagaaaaagataATCACTAATTTTAagatcttaatttttctttcttctaaatgCTACACTAATTAGACATAAGATAGTATTAGATAATAGAAGTATTTACACattgaatacaaaataaatataaggtAACTGAAAAACAAATCAGGTTTCCATTGACTTATTTTGTTTTCCCACTGTCCATcctctgtttcatttttctttgccttttgtaaatccgtttctttcttgctttcaaaTCAACTTTTGGCTCTGGTTTTACCCACTGTATTTCTATTGGTTTCTCCTCAGCTGGCGTTACAAAAACATCTGCAGTGGGATCATGTGGAAGAAGAGTCTTCGGCTCTTTCTTCCTCAGTTTTTGCACATCTTTCACTTGCTGTTTCTCTCTGTATTTTGCAGCTGTGATGGATCTTACGACACGcctatgctaaaaaaaaaaattagatgcttttgaaataaaaataaacattttatataaggcAAAGACTTTCAGTTATGAACCATATATCCTTTCAGCCAGTGTCATgaagaaaaggaataatttcCAAGTCTCTATGCAGCAAAAACCAAATTCAGTTTCACAGATaataaaacagcaattacttcacagaatcattttgGCCAAAGGGTTCTGGTACATTGAAGACTACTGAATGACACGACAGCTTACCATGTTTGGAGACTGGTAGTGAGGATTTTCATATAAAGTTGGTCCTCCAAAACTTCCCTGGAAAATCTTTATGAGATTTAAGACAAAACGAGGTCCTATTTCTACAAGAGCAGCATCTTCTTCTATGATctttaataaaaaggaaacatttcattttggtttggttACATTATTCCTAAAAGGTATATTGGCTATAACCTCATTATAAATGTGCCTGAAAGAATTGATAATCCATAAAATCAAGGTGGGGGTGAAACTTGGTAAATGCCAAATCATCAATATTTTCTGAAATCTATTAGTACTTATAGGAAGTTGTCATGGAAAAATGTTCTTTTggtgtgttcttttaaaattgaGTAATTAGATTTTGGTTCACATCTTGCTTCTCACAATGCATATATCCTTGAAAAACTGTggttaaacacattttaaaatagtaaccACTATTAACAAAATGTGTTAAAGCACATTATGGGGGAACTCTTGAAACTTAAATCAATTcctaaattgtttttataaatctaattcaAGTTAGATTAAAAGGATATGTGGTCAAATTTATTTAATAGCTACTGATTATGGAATTAAAAGGCAACTTCtgaataacaaatatttgttatctaTTAGTTCAGGCATGTCTGCCCTCGGAGGGTAGGAGGATGTGTTCAACTCACATGCCAGGTATCCAATAtaaaatatgcagaaaagagCTCAGTTTATGTCATATACTGTCTAAAATTTTGTTCTTGCTGTTCTCTTCTACCTCTTCATCTTTCTGCACTTATCTTGCCAAACTCCTCCTTCAAGATTTCTAGAATCACCTCTTCTTTTCTCCTGAATGAGTCACTGTATGACTCATCATCTAACAGTTGCCACTGAATGCCTTCTATAGCAATTACATTTTGCTAGGCCTTAACCCTTGAGGTGCTTTTAGAGAGAAACTTCTAAGCTTTTAGAGAGAAACTTCTATTTCACTGTATCCTTTACAGCACTTTCTACAAATTAGGAACCCAAGTATCTCATGGATCTTCAAGCTATTCCCTttctataaagttaaatatataatgGCTTATTAGGAAATCCATACTCTGTATCAACTAACAGTCACGAATAGAAGTAGGTAGAGATCACTTAAGATATAAGACAGTACAAAGTTACTTGCAGCAATCTCCTTAGGGAAAAGGAagctatttaaaacaaaaggattatttgcattttttgtgtATGCAAACCCTGTATATCCTTAtctaaaagtttaattaaaaattgaccaggcacagtggctcacacctgtaatcccacctactcaagaTGCTGAGGAGGGAtgatttgaggccaggaggttcaagaccaacctaggcaacattgcaacactctatctctaaaaaaaaaaaaaattagtccaggtgcagtggctcacacctggaatcccagcactctgggaggccaaggcaggcagatcacctgagggcaggagtttgaaaccagcctggccaacatggcgaaaccctgtctctactaaaactacaaaaattagccaggcgtgatgatggctgcctttaatcccagctactcaggaggctgcagcaggagaagcttgaaaccgggaggtggaggttgccgtgagccgagattgtgccactgcactccagcctgggcaacaagagcgagactctgtctcaaaacataaataaataaataaatttaattcaatttataaaaaaggtataaataaaaatcaagtaaaGTTTACCTGAAAGTTCCGAAACCATATCCTATTATCCAAAATGGTGAAAGTAAACACATGGTCCACGAATGGTTGGCTTTTGGGATGATACCGTGGTGTACTAAAGATCTAGTTAAAAAAGTGTATGTTAGTTCCTTATTCCAAGATATATCATGTATATTTTGGATAgctaatttaaaagatatttacctGAATTAAGAGTTCTTTTAATAAAGCATAATGTGGTAATTCATCAAAAGCCTATAAAAATAAGGTAAGCATATTATTTAACAGTAGACTGCCTTGTTTAAAACTGTTTGCTCATTTGTTTCTATAAACTGGCTATAACCTCATTATAAATGTGCCTGAAAGAACTGATAATCCATAAAATCAAGGTGGGGCTGAAACTAAATTGAATAACACAActatatctactaaaaacaaCCATGCCAGATAAGAAAATTAGACCTCATACACTGAATGAGAAACTTACAGGGTCAAAAGACAAAAGGGGCCGAGAACCTTTCAAACAGTTTCCTGTCATCTTTAGTTCAGCGAGAGTATGAACTagaaaaattacaacaaaaacacaaagttatAACTTTTGCACAACTAttttgaaagattatttttaatttcctcatctaaaaaatttattgagtcaACTTACTATTTTGAACAAGGAATTTAGCAGACGGTCCATGAGGTGAATTTGAAAGCCTgaaagacatggaggaagcttTTTCAACTAATTAGCGAATGTAGTCAATGCTTACCACCTATTCACCATAAATAATATGCTTATAATAttcatgtatttaattttctttaaaggtATCAAGTTTTGTGAAATCAAAAAAGTTTGCTTCATTCTCAACCTTTAACATGAAAGACTAGGAGTCTATAACATAAAAGGTACAACGAACAACTCCACTTAAATGAGTTTAACCAAAATCTTAATACATTCTCTTACCACATATAGAGATCTTGTTTTTTCTTAGCTTCAAAATAGATGCATTTATTACAGTTCTTCATTTCACAAACCTAAAGGAAGCAAAGTATAGGAAACTGAAGTAGATAATATAAATGAGAACTAAAGTAATTATGTGTGATTAATATCATCTAGATTATCTCAAAAATACCTAACCAGGCTAATAGGCTACAAAGgcctaaacatttatttattcacagaAGGAACCTTTAAAGTTCCTCTTAGGTATTCTACCCAAGGTAAACTAGATGCTCTGCCCATATCTTGGGTGAAATTATCTATCATATTTTTGGGCCTAGCATCTAAAATGGTCCCACTTCTGATTACTGGAaagctccctcttttttttttttttttttttctgagatggagtttcgctcttgttgctgaggctggagttcaatggcacgatcttggctcatcgcaacctccacctcccaggttcaaatgattctcctgcttcagcctctggactAGCCGggatattacaggcatgtgccatcacaccccgctaattttgtatttttagtagagatggggtttctccatgttggtctggctggtcttgaactcccaacctcaggtgttctgcctgccttggcctcccaaagtgctgggattacaggcgtgagccaccgcgcccggccaggaaccTCTTCTGCCCATAGTCCCATTTACAAACTACAAAGACTAAAAATAGATGCCCTACAGATAAGGCATACTACAACTAATCTTATGTTAATCCTTCATAATCAATCTTCTTAGCCAATCTTATGAAAATCTAGTCCTTATAGAACTAAAAACATcctttttaatgattattttggtttttaactttttagcttTTTGATTTTAAGATCACAAAACTTAAGTTGTTCATTTATACTATCATTTCTGGTGATTTGGTTCTATAAAATCACTAAGGGATTGGGTGAAAAACCTAAGTATATAAAACCTATTTCAAATTAAACTTCAACATCTTGAAGGCTTACAAAAGTCACACTTGAGAAGATATAAAAACATTACAGGAGTGAAGTCTTGTACTACTGTAGTATTCATAAACTCTAATTAATATAGTACTCTTAAACTCCAAACTATTTAAGACTTTAAACCTAACAACTTATGGCtggatgaggtggctcatgcctgtaaccccagcactttgggaggccaaggtaggtgaatTGCCTGAGCAACCcggcaaagccccgtctctactaaaaatacaaaaaattagctgcgcataatggcgtgtgcctgtagtcccagctactcaggaggctgaggcaggagaattgcttaaacccaggaagcagaggctgtagtgagctgagatcataccacttcactccagcctgggtaacagagtgagactttgtctccaacaCCAGTTAAATAAACAAACCctaacaacttaaaaaaaaatcttttgtttctTATTGGTCTtagaataaacacaaaaataggaAGTTTGTGTCACTTCTGGGCCTTTGTAGTTGCCATTTTCTCTAGCTAGATGAtcttttatctatttctccttcactacgtctctgctcaaatattaaACACCATCCCTTTGAACAGGTTTTTCCGGTCTGGCCTCAGATGTGGAAAACCTAtaacctgctttatttttcctatCTTTACTTGAAATTATAAATCTTGTTTATGGCCTGTCTCCACTAGAGTGTAAGTTCCATAATGACAGGGACATTGCTCTGTTAAACAGTTTCTACAGCACATAGAATAATGTGGTGTTACAGCAGAGGTTCAAAAATTTGTGCTCTAAAGAAGGCTAATAGTGAAAAAATGATCTTAATTCTTCTaagttttgaaaattttgttttaaaatgtaaatttatgttCTGTGCTTCCAGaggttaaaaaaatacacataagtgTAGTATCTTAAACAATACTTTGAAAATGTAACCTATTCCTAGTTTGTAATACCTTAAGAGCCAGTTCTACACAAATCACTTTTAATACTGGCAAAACACTTTTTACCATgtgggttttatatatatatatatatatatatatatatatatgtttaatggacttattttactttatatatgttGACTGATAAttttttgagtacctactatggaTTTAGCATAATACTGGACACTATGGGGTTAAAAAATGGGACATAATCCTTCTCCTGAGGAAATTTCAATATGCTTGttcagacaaaacaaacagaaatggcTGAAGCACTAAACTGTGAGAGAGAAAAATCTGGAAGACCAGTTATTGAAGAGTTAATAAAATGTGTCTGAATAGtttttacaaaacaatttttaaagtcaCCGAATGACTTATTTTTGAAATGAGCCACTGTTaacgtttttaaaatattttattgcaattACTTTCCAAAATTACCTCGTTAATCACAAAGAGCTTATCCTTACGATCCATTTTAgtatctagaaaaagaaaaaaaagaaaaagcaagtaaaTTAAAGGTGATTTCAAAGTTACTTCAATCAAACCACATATGCTATCtagaaaataaagtgtttttacAGTCTTCAGTTTAAAGGAGattttattactaattttcaAAACAAGAGCTGGAAACAATCGCTTAAAAAATCTTGACTCTTTGTAAATGTAAAGAAAGTAAGTAAAATACAGTCTGTAAGAATTAGAAATTATAGTGTAAGCAGTGTTTCTCAGTATTTAGGTATTCTAGGAATCCTTTTCAAAAATGGGAAAATTCTCACAAACCAAAGACTATGCTAAAGGAAACCAGTTTCAATGAACatatctttcactttttaatcATAGGTGTCAAAGACAACTGACTTTATGcccctgtaacaaacctgcacatatactccttgaatctaaaataaaagttaaaattttaaaaataaaaaacaaaaaacaaaaaaaacccaaagcacCTCTCAACATAAGCACAACAGCCATATGATGGCGCTGCCACTCCACTgttccagacttttttttttttgagacagggtcttgctccttgcccaggctgaaatgtagtggcgcaatcacggctcatgacagccttgacctcctgggctcaagccatcctcctgcttgagactcctgagtagctgggactgcaggcaagtgacccccacacttggctaatttgctttacttttttcatttttttttattttgtagagacagggtttcaccatgttgcccaggatagtctggaactcctggactcaagtgttccacccacctcggcctcccaaagtgctgggattacaggcatgagctaccatgcccggccataccGTTCTTGCCTTTAAAATAACCCAttgcttagaaataaataaatagcctggCATTTAGAAATAGGCTCTGACTCCAACTTAAAAGGTGCTTCAAATTCTATCCCAGGTCCATTGTCCaataaaaacagtttaaaaaaaaaaaaaaaaggcccaaaaAGCAACACATGGCAGTCCTTAGCACTTAGGACAAACCATCCCACCTACCTCAGGACCTTCAGGAGCATTACAGTGAAGGCATTCCTGGACCTTCAAGAAATGTTTCAATAATATTAGAAcatctgttttaaaaagtaaagaaactaCCTAATGAAATCTAAAGGATTTCTTACGAAATGTTAACTGGAAAAATTGTGGCACTTGAAAGGATAAAAGGCATTGTGTTTTTTTCGTGAAAACACTGAACAAatgaagaatatataaaataaatgaaaacataaaaataggtaagtttATAGATAGAAATTTCTAAAGTATATGATATAAAGGCACCTGCTTTAGAATGAGGCATCAACATTCTCAAGTCCTGCATTAAATGTCTTGTTCTGAAATTTATTCCTCTGGAAGAAAAGATGAGAATCCGTTCCTTATTTTTCCACTTtccctaaagaaaaagaaaatgttaaaagattttaaaatctcatactgaactgatcttgttttgtgacagggtctcacactgttgcccaggctgaagtgctcacggctcactgcagtttcaagttcctgggctcaagtgatcctcccaccccagcatcTGCAGTAGCtggagactacaggcatgtgccaccatgcccaggtaggtttttttttttttttttttttttttttttgtagagacgggagtctccctccctttgttgcccaggctggtctccaacacctgggctcaagcagcttggcctcccgaagtgctgggattatagatgagAAGCATCGCACTTGgccctgtttgttttttaagagctTCCAAGTAGCAAGTCAAACCTTCACTGACCACATCTGCCACCCCAGAAATGCCCTCCTtggtttctttcttgtttttcaacTTCAATCTCTCCAATTCCTCCTCCCAACCCTGAAAGTTCTTTCTTAGccctctcttttatttctgtgctCTCCATGACAGACGTCTCATAAAAATTTCCCACAACTCTTAATCCTTTCTTATTCACACTGCACTTATTTAGAATCTTACATTAACTGCAAAACTCCTAAATGGCTAACCTTCCCAGACATGAGCACCTCCAATAGATATGATTGACTATAGCTTTTTCaacagtttactttttttttttttttttttttgagatggagtctcactgtcacccaggctggagtgcagtggcgcgatctcggctcactgcaacctctacctcccgggttcaagcgattctcctgcctcagcctcccgagtagctgggattacagatgcccgccactaaacctggctgattttttttttttttgtagtgttagtagagacggggtttcaccatcttgcccaggctggtcttgaactcctgacctagtgatccaccggcctcggcctcccaaagtgttgggattacaggcgtgagccaccgcgcccggccatttttaaagtaatacttCCATCACATCCTTACTTCCCAGAGTTTTCTAAACAAAGTTCAAATGACATAGCTTCGACACTGAATTGTAAAACAGATTTTCATGTCTACATCATTATTGCCCCAAATGAAGCCTACTGCAATCCAATCTGGttctattttttacatttttcagcaTTTCCCTACATCAAAgtctttcatcagttttttttttctcccttggaGTGTTCCCCCTCATTTTTGAATGTCAAAATCCTACACTTCCTCTGACATGCAGCTTAAAGGCTAAAACCTTCATGATTCTTTATCTTATTATACTAgggtaaaaataatttctatctccTGCATTTCCATAGAATGTATCAAAGTATGGCTCAGATTATAGATACTATCTAGCTCCTTAAGGGAAGAGTGAGAACACTAACATTTACTGGAAGTGTTCAAGTCCagcttatttttcataaaaagtaaatattcccTCCCCCCGCACCCCAATCTGCAGGTCAGAAAAGAGCACAGAATGTTGCTGTTAATAACGGGGCTAGAATTTACACTTATCTTTCATTCCACAGAGCTTCACTCCTTTCCTAGAGCTTGCCATCACACCACACGGGGTCATTTACTTATCACCTACTCCGCGCTAGAGTACTATGCTAAGTGCGGAGGACGCAGAAATTAATGTCAAAGATAATCCTTGTTCACAGTATTCGGTCTAGCTTAAGAAGAGTTCTTGGTTGAATGAAAGCTAATTCCAACAACTTGTGTGCACTTCTTTTGAATAAAAACCATCAACTTATCTGAATTCTTAAGTTTCCTCCTAAACTCCAACATTTCAGGAGGAAGAGGTCACATTCTAGTCACCGTTGCAATCTCAAACCCAATGGAAGCCTAACTTCGTACAATGCATGGTACATTCAATGTCTGTTGAATACAGGTAAAGCTCATAGTATCGagtctatttttaattatctctTGAGTTTAAGACCTGGTTAACAAGTCAGAGTCACAGTCCCAAGGGCAACAACTTTTTAAAGGCTCACCTAACATACTTCAGGATCCCTAAGAGTGGCTGACTATAGCAGGATATGGGCATACTAATCACTGGAGAAATACTCAATAGCGAGAAATAACCAAGGAAAAGCACTACTctccaaaaacattaaaaaaaaaaactgaacaagtAGGAAGACAGAACGCTGGATCTGAGCACCCTGTAAGTCGCTTCCCCGTGGGCCGAGTAAAGGTTTTAAAACCCGCCGCCTCCAGGAAGGCGGCCACGTGCACAACGATTAGCTGCAAACTCCGTGCCCAGTCTGGCCGGGAGAATTGCTAAAACCGACCTACCGTTAACACCCGGGCTACTCTGAAATTAAGCAGAGATGTAGTCAAGTAAGTAACCCAAGAAAAGGCGCACAGAGCCGCCGCCGCAGGTGTAGCCCGGGGGCAATCCCCTCCTACCTTGCAAACGGGGCCTGGGATCCggtccctctcctcttcctccacctcctctgCTGTGGCGTGCCGCTTAGCTGGCGGCTCCGCATCTTTTTCGTTGCTTTTTGGCTTCTTCGCCTGAACTGCAAAGCCTCCACGCCGTTTCCTCTTGGTTGCCGCCATCTTACCTCGCCGCCTGCGCTCTTGGCCTCCTTTCCGTCGCTGCCGCTCGCTCCTATTTCCGATCTCTATGGTTCGGCGGCTCTAAGCGCTCCGCTCCGCGGTCGTCCTCCAGGTCTGTGGTGCCTCCTTCCGGTCTCGGTGGCGCGGCACGCGCGGCTCTCTAGGCCTCCTTCAGCTCTGTGGTGACGGTGGCCGAGGTGGAGGGGCGGTCTGAAGAGTGGCGGGACCGGCTTCACTTCCTCCGCGATTCCTCGGAGCCGCTTCGCTCTTCCCCAGAAACTTTGCTGGGAAGGGCTCTCGGGCGTCCAGACCCCACCGCAAAGGTAAGGTTTCCGCACTCGGGGACCCCGAGACTAGTAAGCGATGCTGTCCCGCGGGCGGGCTGGTGAATGGGCTTGTCTGGGACTCTTGGGGGATCATCTGGACACTCCGGGCCCGCCCCGCCATCGCCTGTTTTGTTGGAGGCGAGGCTAGTGGCGCGGGCTGCACAAAACCGACTCCCCGCGGATTTGTAACTCCTGTTTGGCTGGGAGATACCGTGTCAGTTGCGTGTCTTCATTCTTCACAACTTTTCACGTTATTGTCCTCTTACGAAGACGAGGAAATCGTAGCTTAGATAATTTTCCCCCAGAATTACAAAGACAGTTATGTGACATAGGTGGGGTTCGGCCTGGTCAGCCGAGTTCAGCCTTCCAGCCGCCTTCCACCTCTCAGCGCAGGTGGAGCTCGCCGGACCTCGCCAGCACTCATGGGAGTTTTATTGTCTAATCCCTTCAGGTATTTAGCGATCCGCTGAGCAGGTATTGGCCCCAGGAGCATCCCTCAGGGCCGAATGCGCAGTGGATGATGCCCCTTCTGACCCAACAGATCCAAGACGAGGATGATCAGTACAGCCTTGTGGCCAGCCTTGACAACGTTAGGAATCTCTCCACTATCTTGAAAGCTATTCATTTCCGAGAACATGCCACGTGTTTCGCAACTAAAAATGGTATCAAAGTAACAGTGGAAAATGCAAAGTGTGTGCAAGCAAATGCTTTTATTCAGGTATGGAAGTAGGCGCCTTTAAGCCTGTGTCATAGATATTCTCAATGCAATTTAATGAAATCCGAAGGTTTcaatagacaaaataaataatagtcaTAACTTGTCAATAGTCATAATAAATAActtaatagataaataaataatagtctTAAGTTAGAGAACAAAACGTcattacttgaatttttttttctctcccggTAACAAATTCTTTTCCCATCTTGTTTTACAGAGATAATGGTTAGTAATGACTAAAGTTTATTAAACTAGACTGTTGGCTAGGCTACAGTCTTCTTATtgtttaacttatttaatcttaaCCATAGTCCTGTAAGGTAGGttctgttattattcccattttatatatgTGGAAACGAGGTACAATTTTAAATGATTTGCCAACAGTCCCACAGCTGTTAAGTGGCTGAATTGGGATAAGAACGCTGAACATTTGTTTCCAGAATATATGCTCTTTTTACCACTGTGATATGCTATTACTaaagagtatttttttcctttactggTTGTAATAGAATTTTTGTTCTTCCAAAGTAATATTTGTGTGGTTCAGATAGGATTGCAAGTTCAACTAAGCATTTTTTTAACACGTAAGTGCACAGCATGACCTCAGCGATAGAGAGGTAAATAAGACATGGTTCTTGTCCTCATGTGGGGGCatggtttggtggctcacacctgtatttccagctgctcaggagaccgAGGCTGAAGCacgaagatcgcttgagctcaggcattaaagaccagcctgggta from Symphalangus syndactylus isolate Jambi chromosome 16, NHGRI_mSymSyn1-v2.1_pri, whole genome shotgun sequence encodes the following:
- the BRIX1 gene encoding ribosome biogenesis protein BRX1 homolog, with the protein product MAATKRKRRGGFAVQAKKPKSNEKDAEPPAKRHATAEEVEEEERDRIPGPVCKGKWKNKERILIFSSRGINFRTRHLMQDLRMLMPHSKADTKMDRKDKLFVINEVCEMKNCNKCIYFEAKKKQDLYMWLSNSPHGPSAKFLVQNIHTLAELKMTGNCLKGSRPLLSFDPAFDELPHYALLKELLIQIFSTPRYHPKSQPFVDHVFTFTILDNRIWFRNFQIIEEDAALVEIGPRFVLNLIKIFQGSFGGPTLYENPHYQSPNMHRRVVRSITAAKYREKQQVKDVQKLRKKEPKTLLPHDPTADVFVTPAEEKPIEIQWVKPEPKVDLKARKKRIYKRQRKMKQRMDSGKTK